Below is a genomic region from Dehalococcoides mccartyi.
CTTAACGATATTCTTCTTGATTTTCTTTTTGGTCTGGTGCAGTGCCGTTGTTTATTGGGCTACTAACTACGGGTTGGATACAATGGAAGCCCTGGGTATCGGAGCATCAATCGGTTATTTTCTCAAGATGATTGGCGATGCATGGCAGTTTTACTTCCGTAAGAAGCCTTCAGCCGATACTACAAACGTAATCAAGTAACCTCTCAAAGCTATTAACCTCTACAATCAAAATCTAGCCACTTTATAAGGCGGTGCGTATGTTTCCTTATGCTGATACTCCAAGAATAGGCAGTCTTGTTATCTGGGGGAAGTCAGGGCGGTTGGCGTGGATACTTGCATGGGCTATCCGCCTCTTTGACCCAGACCCTTGGATAAGGGAAAACTATAAAACATGGTGGGATTCATGGCATACCTCTCAAATAGTTGACCAAACTGACAAAGACGGCTGGATACTTGACGAGGCTGCCGGCTCAGGTGATAGGCGCATACCGCTGAAAGACCTTAAAGGGCCGTACATAGTTATCAACTGGCTGCCGGATAATATCACTGCTGAAGAATGCCAGAATTTTATAAACGAGTTTCAGGGCTTCAGGTATGATGCACTGGCTTATCTCTGGGTAGCCCTTAACCGCTTAAGCCGGAATATCTTTCCTCGGATAGCTGATAACAGGCATATGTGCTGGGAGCGGACAGCTGACTTCTGTAATTTCATGGGACACCCTATTTGCCATGTATACGAAATGGCTTATATGCCGTTGATGATAGAACGCTATGCGATGAGGTGTGGCCATGACTAAAGAAGAACAAAAGCAGATAAATGACCTGGCGGTGGTAGTTGCCCGGATTGATGAACGCACAATAAACATTGAGAAAACTCTGGTAAACATGAACAAGGCAATTGATAAGGCCCAGAATAGAGCAGACGAGGCCTGTTATAAAGCTAACAAGGCTCAAACTCAGTTATCTACCCTTAAGTGGGTGGGCGGTTTTATAGCCGCTCTGCTGGGGGCTTTAGGAGGCTGGCTTGGCAGGGGGTAAGATGAAACAGATTGTTATGACCGCCGAGGAAGTCTTTAGCATCCTGAATAAACTCCATGTAAAAACCATTATGATTGACGATGAACTCCTATATTATCTCGCTGAGGAAGACTGGTTGCCTATACTTAAAGAGGCATCAGCAAATCTCCCCCCGTATCAACCAGACCGCTTTGACTGTGATAACTTTGCGATAGCTGTAATTGCCCACATATCTGAAAAGTACCAGCTGAACAGTTGCGGTATGGCCAGAGGAGAAAGTCCGGGTGGTTATCACGCATGGAACATTATACTGACCGAGCATGGCCCGAAATTCTTTGAGCCTCAGACAGGTAAACTATTTGAATTCAACGAGGGCGGATATTCCGCTGACTTCGTTTACTTCGGGTAATTAACCAATATCGAATTTAAAATTAGGTGGCGGAGAAAATCGCTTTAAATCGAATGCCATTGCTCTTATCTTATTATCTTTGTCTTTATCAGTCATAAGTTCAAATCCATTTTTCTCATAAAATCCCACCACATGGGAATAAGCATCTACAGTAATCCACCTACAGCCTGTCCTATTATCGGTCATAAATAAAGCCTTCACCATATTAAGCAAATGAGTTCCTACGCCATGTTGTTGGAATGGTTGATTGACACCAAATCGTGTCAACTTTACCGCTGGCAAAGAAGGATATTTCTTAACATCTGCATTAGTTATAAAACTTCTGTAATCTTTAAAACTAATTGAATCATTACAGAAATCTAATAATGCGACTGGTACTCCTAATTGAGTAGAAGATTGAAGGCAATAAGACTGAGCAATCAGTTGTTCTTTATGGGGTATTGACTCATTGTGGAAATAGTCATTTAAGTCATCATCACCACAATCAAACGAAGAGCAAATCGAATGGTCTTTTATTTTTTGAAGCAGCCATATACCGCTTTTACAGCTATTTCTTTGAAGAAGCATATTCTTTGACAAGTTTAGCCACTTGGTCAAGCTTTGGAGTAGGTATTATACTTACTGGTTTATTCTCATTCTCGTGCATTCTAGTAAGAAAACTAGCAGCTTCTTTACCACGCAATACTGGAGTAGGAGAAATTGGTAATGCCATATTTAGTGTCCTCCTCTCATGAAGGGTTAACTATACTATACTCTTGTCAATACCCTTGTCAACATTATACATGGTTATATAACATATATATACATTATACCGAGTCAAAAACCTGCATATCAGCACTGGTACAGCAAAGCCCCCATAACGGGGGCTACTTTTTGCATGCCCGGCGAATATACACTCCATCCGGTATCTTAACTGAGACTGTGAATGATAGTCTGTTGGCTACTACGCCCTGGGGTCGCCATTGAGCTTCTTTTTACCTTCAGTTACCAGAGTATACCACATTGCCGGTTTGTCATTTTCCCGTAGTGTTTTATTCATCTCCTGCCACCCTAATTCTAACGGATATATCTTAAAACTATCAGTTTCATCATATTTTTAAAGAATATTTTTAATAATGTGCATTTCGATATATATGCGTTCTCAAATAATAAATTTTCCGCAAGCCTTTCTTATAATGCAATGATAGGCTAAAATATTTCCAGAGTACTCTTAAGGAGCTACCAATGGAAAAAGAGAAATTTGAAATCGTAATTACCAGCCCTAATGCCAAAGAAGTAAAAACCATAACTATGGAAGGCACACTAGATGAGGCCAAGGCTAAAACAGACCAAATTGCCAGAGAACATATCGGCAGTATTGTCTCTGCTTTTACCACTAACGGCTTCAAGTCGGTTTACCAGAAACACTACCTATCTGCTATCAAATGCCCCAAATGCGGGGAGATTATCCCCATAGAACACCTGTAATTATAAAAATATTTTCAAAAGAAAAAAGCTGCCTCTAGCTTAGCTGAAGGCAGCTTTTTGTTTCCCAGTTTGCAGTTATACCTGTGGCAAATAGGCTATCGCCTCTATTTCCACCATTATTTCAGGAAAAACCATACCGGCAATCACAGTAGACCGGGCAGGTTTAGTGCCGCTGAAAAAGACCGTATAAACACTATTCATTTTGGCAAAGTCTTCCTGATTTTTTAAAAATACGGTTGTCTTTACCACATCATCAAAAGAAGCTCCAGCTGTTTTAAGCAGTTCCGCCATTTTTTCCAGACATCGCTTAGTCTGAGTCTCAACACTAGCTAAAGGTTTGCCGTCCGCATCAATATGGCCTATCTGACCCGAAATATACAGGTAATCACCTGCTTTTACCGCCAATGAATAAGGCCCTTGTGCTCCGGGTGCTGAAAAATACTTTTTGCTCATTTCCCATTCTTTCTTCTTTATTTTTTTCAAATTAGCCACCGTTCAGAGCAGCGTTTTAAAGCGTTGCTATAGCGGATTTTTAATTGTAGAATAACTTGTCTGAAATTACCAAATCATATGAGGTGTAAAAATGACCGATGAAACCGGCAAATCAGCCAAAGAATCCGCTGAAGAATATTTAAAAGTTACCCGTATAGCTCTTAAACAAGCTGAAGACCAAGCCAGAGCAGCAAAAAAAGCAGCTGAATCTGCGGCCAAAGACTCTCAAACAGCCATAGACAAAGCTGATGCTGCGGCCAAACAATATCAGGAAAATATGGAGAAATATACGGCACTGTACGCCCAAAAAGCCGAGGAAGCCAGCCGGCGTTCAGAGGAAATGATTGCCAAATATACAGACCTGTTTGAAAAAGCCATAAAACGGGCTGACGATACCAGCCGCTGGGCAAAAGATAACTGTGAAGAAGCAATACGCCAGACCAAAGAAGCTATGCTGCGCATAGAGGATGCCACCCGTTCAGCCAAGCAGTCTGCTTTGGACAGCATCCGCACCGCCAAAGAAATGAGCGAAGAATGTATACGTGCCTCCCGTGATGCTGTTTCCCAGTCTGATGAAACTATAGACATGCTGAAAAAGACGGCTGATGTATCCGTAAGGGCTTCCGAATCTGCTCTGTTAAAGATGCAGGAAAACGGCGCCCGCATACGCGAGAATGTAGATACCAATGTAAAAAATTCAACTAAAGCCATTGCTGAAATGAATCAGCTCAGCCATAATTCTTCAGCAGAAATTTCAGAGCTGATAACCAGGCTTCAAAATGAAATCCGCAAAGCCGAAGCTATGAATGCCCAAATGAAGCATCTGGTAGATTCTTCTAATGCTCATCTGAAAGAAACTGTAGCCAGAGTTGAAGAGGTCCAGCAAAATACTGTACAGGCAGTAAAGCAGATACAGGAAACATCCCGCAAGGCTGCGGATGATGCTAAGACAGCCTCTAACAAAGCTGTTGAGGCTAGCCGCAAAGCAGCACAAGAAGTATCCCAGACTTGGGTCGGGGTATTTAAAGAATTTATCGGCAGTGTGGATACTTCAAAACAGGTTATAGCCGCCATTACCAAGCAGACAGCCGAAAAACTAGATGCTGTGGCCAGCGAACCGTCTGTTACCCGCCCGGCAATCTCACCCCGCCCTGCCCACCAGCCGCAAGCTGTAACACCTGAAACCGCAAAGGCAGATGCTACTACTGATGAGGTTAATGAACAAGCCGAATCCACATCAGAGGAAAATCCCTATTACTCTGAACCGGAAGAAAAGGATAACAAGGTAGACTTACCTGCCAAAGAGGTAAATGAAGCAACCCAGAACCGTTTGGAATATCTGGCAAAAATGTATGCCGCCAACAAGGCCCGCCGCCAGAATGACCCCGGTGCCAAAGACACCGAAGATGACGATTAATTTAACCGCATGAAATAGGTTTATATACAAAGAGCCGTACTTTAAAGTACGGCTCTTTTATTGCAAATACAGATTCAGACAACAATCCCTGTCAGTCCAGCAGGGAGGGTATACTCCCGAAAGCGTCTTCCACGTTGAACCCCTCGGACAGACGCTTGTCCAGAGAAATAAAGCGAATGGTTCGGTCAAAATAATCCATAACCTTTTTGGGGCTGGAAATCTCGGACATAATAACAGTCACACCCATATTGTCTCCCCGCGGGTAATCGCCGCTGCGGATAATAGCATGCTTGGCATTGTCCCTTAGAGTGGCTGAAAGCTCCTTGATAATATCTATACTCATCTTGTTGGGGTTAGCAGACAGCAGGTATAAAGCCCGTCTGGCATCTTCGGGGCGGCATTTCAAAGAAAGCTCGGCAATAGCGTCTTCCATAGCCTGAGCCCCCTTTTGGGTTTCGGCATGTTTGCCTCTGAAATCCAGTTTGAACGGCAGGAAAGAGCTGGCAATCTTGCTATGACCGATAACCGTCCAGCCGGATAATGTTTGGATAATATCACCCGCATCCAGCACCTTTGAGCCTATATAACGGGGGGTAGTCTCTTCACCGGCGGAAAGTATATTGTAAAAAGGTTCTACAAAACGGTAGTTAATCTTGTTGAAATTATCACTTATCGAGGAGGCATCACGCACATAACGCTGGTTATCCGCCAGTATTACAGCATCCGCCACCCCGTAAGCAGACTTCAGGCAAGTCCCCACATTATAAATAGTCCGCTCTTCAGTGACTTCTTCATAGTTAAAGGGTAAAACAATCATATTGTAGACCGGTTTGTCTACAAACCGCTCTTTTATCATCTTGGTCAGCACCGCAATCGCCCCTGAGCCGGTACCACCGGATGCCCCTGCTATCAGCAAAAAGGCATCGGTATCCTGAAGCAGGCGGGTTTCGCGGATACTGTCCAGTATTTTATCCCCGTCCTCACGCGCCAGCTGGGCTCCCAGC
It encodes:
- a CDS encoding GNAT family N-acetyltransferase, which translates into the protein MSKNMLLQRNSCKSGIWLLQKIKDHSICSSFDCGDDDLNDYFHNESIPHKEQLIAQSYCLQSSTQLGVPVALLDFCNDSISFKDYRSFITNADVKKYPSLPAVKLTRFGVNQPFQQHGVGTHLLNMVKALFMTDNRTGCRWITVDAYSHVVGFYEKNGFELMTDKDKDNKIRAMAFDLKRFSPPPNFKFDIG
- a CDS encoding RidA family protein; translated protein: MSKKYFSAPGAQGPYSLAVKAGDYLYISGQIGHIDADGKPLASVETQTKRCLEKMAELLKTAGASFDDVVKTTVFLKNQEDFAKMNSVYTVFFSGTKPARSTVIAGMVFPEIMVEIEAIAYLPQV
- a CDS encoding tubulin/FtsZ family protein, whose translation is MVIGCGQCGGRIADQFALLGKNAKRQRGISIVSNVLAVNTDIADLSGLVHVKPDYKHRILIGSRKTSGHGVGKLNELGAQLAREDGDKILDSIRETRLLQDTDAFLLIAGASGGTGSGAIAVLTKMIKERFVDKPVYNMIVLPFNYEEVTEERTIYNVGTCLKSAYGVADAVILADNQRYVRDASSISDNFNKINYRFVEPFYNILSAGEETTPRYIGSKVLDAGDIIQTLSGWTVIGHSKIASSFLPFKLDFRGKHAETQKGAQAMEDAIAELSLKCRPEDARRALYLLSANPNKMSIDIIKELSATLRDNAKHAIIRSGDYPRGDNMGVTVIMSEISSPKKVMDYFDRTIRFISLDKRLSEGFNVEDAFGSIPSLLD